In Nitrospira sp., the following are encoded in one genomic region:
- a CDS encoding thiamine pyrophosphate-dependent enzyme: MSPQPIKFYQTGTYTAGNRLLDEAARTVQSRMDRTNSLNSGHRACQGCGEALGARYAVDAAMRASHNRLIAINATGCLEVFSSPYPESAWQIPWMHSVFGNAPAVASGVAAALRAKGRDEVKVIAQGGDGATVDIGFGCLSGLFERNDDVLYLCYDNEAYMNTGIQRSGATPPFARTNTTQAVGEAPGNLLGTGKNLPRIAMAHGIPYVATASVADLHDLEAKVTTAMGLQGARYIHIHVPCPLGWGSDPAHTIRVARMAVESGLFPLFEAQAGHVVGRTLIRHKVPVERYLELQDRFKHLFKPQANMEAIAAIQSIADANIAAYGLIG, from the coding sequence ATGTCGCCGCAACCCATCAAGTTCTATCAGACCGGTACCTATACGGCGGGGAATCGCCTACTCGACGAGGCGGCCCGCACGGTGCAGTCCCGAATGGATCGCACGAATTCCCTGAACTCGGGCCATCGCGCCTGTCAGGGATGCGGAGAAGCGTTGGGCGCGCGCTATGCCGTCGATGCCGCGATGCGGGCGTCGCATAATCGGTTGATCGCCATCAATGCCACCGGCTGTCTCGAAGTCTTCTCCAGCCCCTATCCGGAGAGCGCCTGGCAGATTCCTTGGATGCATTCGGTGTTCGGGAATGCGCCGGCAGTGGCGAGCGGTGTCGCTGCGGCCTTACGCGCAAAAGGCCGAGACGAGGTGAAAGTCATTGCCCAGGGAGGCGATGGGGCAACCGTCGATATCGGGTTTGGCTGCCTGTCCGGCCTATTCGAGCGCAATGATGATGTGCTGTACCTTTGCTACGACAATGAAGCCTACATGAACACCGGCATTCAACGTTCGGGGGCCACGCCGCCCTTTGCGCGAACGAATACGACACAGGCGGTCGGCGAGGCGCCGGGCAATTTATTGGGAACCGGCAAGAACCTGCCCCGCATCGCGATGGCGCACGGCATTCCCTACGTGGCCACCGCCTCGGTGGCGGACCTCCATGATCTGGAAGCGAAGGTCACCACCGCGATGGGTCTCCAGGGGGCGCGGTACATTCACATCCATGTGCCTTGTCCGCTGGGCTGGGGGTCCGACCCCGCGCACACCATTCGAGTAGCGCGAATGGCGGTAGAGTCCGGATTGTTTCCGTTGTTCGAGGCGCAAGCAGGACATGTCGTCGGCCGGACGTTGATTCGGCACAAAGTCCCGGTGGAGCGCTACCTGGAACTGCAAGACCGCTTCAAACATTTGTTCAAGCCGCAGGCGAACATGGAGGCGATTGCGGCCATCCAATCGATCGCCGACGCGAACATCGCCGCCTACGGACTGATCGGATAA
- a CDS encoding transketolase C-terminal domain-containing protein, translating to MLAQIEGSQAVADAVVLCRPEVIAAYPISPQTHIVERLSRMVKQGDVGRCQYLNVESEFAALSVLIGASATGARTYTATTSQGLLFMAEAVYNAAGLGLPIVMTIANRAVGAPINIWNDHSDSMALRDAGWIQLYADTNQEAADLHIQAFRLAEELSCPVMVCMDGYILTHAYEAVDVPTQGLVDAFLPPFSPVQVLDPTVPISIGAMVGPEAFTEVKYLAHLQQLRALALIPEVAGAFGQQFQRPSGGLCSPYRMEEADVAVVALGSVIGTIKDAIDELRLDGIAAGCVKIGCYRPFPMQQLRAELEGVRRVIVVEKDLAVGIGGIVSADVQRALQGLPIPVHTVIAGLGGRSIPKSSLKQMVQDARAERLSEPHFLDLNRTVIDNELARRREQRRAGPVAEQLLRAVNAIGTKVI from the coding sequence ATGCTCGCGCAAATTGAAGGATCGCAGGCCGTGGCCGACGCGGTCGTGTTGTGCCGGCCGGAGGTCATCGCCGCCTATCCTATCTCACCGCAAACGCATATCGTTGAACGCCTGTCGCGTATGGTCAAACAGGGCGATGTCGGTCGTTGCCAATATCTGAATGTGGAATCTGAGTTCGCGGCGCTCAGCGTCCTGATCGGGGCTTCGGCGACGGGAGCACGGACCTATACCGCCACGACCAGCCAAGGCCTCCTTTTTATGGCTGAAGCGGTGTACAACGCGGCGGGGCTCGGACTTCCGATCGTGATGACCATTGCCAATCGAGCAGTCGGCGCGCCGATCAATATCTGGAACGACCACTCCGACAGCATGGCATTGCGCGATGCCGGTTGGATTCAGCTTTATGCCGACACGAATCAAGAAGCCGCCGATCTCCATATCCAGGCCTTTCGGCTGGCGGAGGAACTGAGCTGCCCGGTCATGGTCTGCATGGATGGGTACATTCTCACGCACGCCTATGAAGCGGTCGATGTGCCGACTCAAGGTCTGGTCGATGCATTCCTTCCCCCCTTCTCGCCGGTCCAGGTGCTCGATCCGACTGTGCCGATCTCGATCGGCGCGATGGTCGGACCGGAAGCCTTTACAGAGGTCAAGTATCTGGCGCACCTGCAACAGCTCCGGGCGCTTGCACTCATCCCAGAAGTGGCCGGCGCGTTTGGGCAACAGTTCCAGCGTCCATCCGGAGGCCTCTGCTCGCCCTATCGTATGGAAGAGGCCGACGTGGCGGTGGTCGCGCTGGGATCGGTGATCGGCACGATCAAAGATGCTATCGACGAATTGCGTCTCGACGGAATCGCGGCCGGCTGCGTGAAAATCGGATGCTATCGGCCCTTCCCGATGCAGCAGCTTCGCGCCGAGCTGGAAGGCGTCAGGCGTGTCATCGTGGTCGAAAAAGACTTGGCGGTGGGCATCGGAGGGATCGTGTCTGCCGACGTCCAGAGGGCTCTCCAAGGATTACCGATCCCTGTCCACACGGTCATTGCGGGATTGGGAGGACGGTCTATCCCGAAATCATCGCTGAAGCAGATGGTGCAGGATGCCCGCGCAGAGCGGCTGAGTGAGCCGCACTTCCTGGATTTGAATAGGACCGTGATCGACAACGAGCTCGCGCGGCGACGCGAGCAGCGGCGGGCAGGACCGGTGGCTGAGCAGCTCCTTCGCGCTGTGAATGCCATCGGGACCAAGGTGATCTAA
- a CDS encoding 2-oxoacid:acceptor oxidoreductase family protein: MHAIRIHGRGGQGVVTAAELLSIAAFTGGQHAQAFPSFGSERMGAPVMAFCRIDEQTIRTRESVTHPDVIIVQDPTLLHHVEVFGGLAPSGYVLLNSTFSLDELGLEEFLSRLPGGHVCALPASDIGQKHLTRPIANTALLGGFAAITGWITLASVESAIRHKFPGALGEANAAAAREAYDQVTAYLNEPGRVTPHARAN; the protein is encoded by the coding sequence ATGCATGCAATTCGCATTCACGGTCGGGGCGGGCAAGGCGTGGTCACGGCGGCGGAGCTGCTATCGATCGCGGCGTTCACCGGCGGCCAGCATGCCCAGGCCTTTCCGAGTTTTGGATCTGAGCGGATGGGGGCTCCGGTCATGGCCTTCTGCCGCATCGACGAGCAGACTATTCGCACGCGCGAATCCGTGACGCATCCCGATGTCATCATCGTGCAGGATCCGACGTTACTCCACCATGTCGAGGTCTTCGGCGGCCTGGCACCATCGGGATATGTCCTGCTCAATTCGACCTTCAGCTTGGACGAACTCGGGCTCGAAGAATTTCTGAGCCGCTTACCAGGGGGCCATGTGTGCGCCTTGCCGGCCTCAGACATCGGGCAGAAACATCTCACACGGCCCATCGCGAATACGGCATTGCTGGGCGGATTCGCCGCGATCACCGGGTGGATCACGCTCGCGTCCGTCGAATCGGCGATTCGCCATAAGTTTCCCGGCGCTCTGGGGGAGGCGAACGCCGCCGCCGCCAGAGAGGCGTATGATCAGGTCACCGCGTACTTGAACGAACCAGGGAGAGTCACACCCCATGCTCGCGCAAATTGA
- a CDS encoding TraR/DksA C4-type zinc finger protein, whose amino-acid sequence MHDLEQVRRQLIGERKALFRRAAKTEDELLWLETDVEPEVQERGQQEKLVRFLDQMETRLKTEIEAIDQALVRLSAGQYGFCEQCRGDIPDGRLLALPATMFYVACVQARETVGA is encoded by the coding sequence ATGCATGATCTCGAGCAGGTCCGCAGACAATTGATCGGAGAACGGAAGGCGCTGTTTCGTCGGGCGGCGAAAACTGAAGACGAGTTGTTGTGGTTAGAAACCGACGTTGAGCCAGAAGTGCAAGAGCGCGGTCAGCAGGAGAAGCTGGTTCGGTTCCTTGACCAGATGGAGACAAGGCTCAAGACAGAGATTGAGGCGATCGATCAGGCGTTGGTCCGGCTCAGCGCGGGTCAGTATGGCTTTTGTGAGCAGTGCCGCGGCGACATCCCTGATGGCCGATTGCTGGCGCTGCCGGCGACGATGTTCTATGTCGCCTGCGTCCAGGCAAGAGAGACGGTGGGAGCGTAG
- a CDS encoding YtxH domain-containing protein yields MENRTEKRSSTGVVLVGFLSGAICGVIAAVLIAPRSGKETRRSIVKLAQEVEEGVLAKADAVRGGLHARMESGKQAFAKSTAVFIEAFEAGKDAFQKEKSLRSTRPPTAVHPGDTPNA; encoded by the coding sequence GTGGAAAACCGAACGGAAAAGCGGTCATCAACCGGAGTGGTGCTCGTAGGATTTCTGAGCGGCGCGATATGCGGGGTCATCGCCGCAGTGCTTATTGCGCCCAGGTCAGGGAAGGAAACGAGACGTTCGATTGTGAAACTGGCTCAGGAAGTTGAAGAGGGTGTCTTGGCGAAAGCTGACGCGGTTCGGGGTGGCCTTCACGCCCGTATGGAATCGGGCAAGCAGGCTTTTGCGAAGAGCACAGCGGTATTCATTGAAGCCTTCGAGGCTGGCAAGGACGCGTTTCAGAAAGAAAAGAGCTTGCGGAGTACGCGACCGCCCACGGCGGTTCATCCTGGAGACACACCCAATGCATGA
- a CDS encoding TIGR00730 family Rossman fold protein: protein MPDPAKKVQAPMPPDPSRRRESLPWQSPKPVEEDPDAQKRIQAILENSSYREADEDVEFLQSNEARGVRLQLDYLKPQLLLDQHEIQQTIVVFGGTRIHEPATAMRKVEELRVAKAADPMNPEVARRLCIAERLLAKSGFYDVAREFGRLVAESDQGYSGQKLVVVTGGGPGIMEAANRGAYDVGAKTIGLNIHLPSEQYPNPYITPELCFRFHYFAIRKLHFLLRAKALVAFPGGYGTLDELFETLALVQTRTIKPVPVVLVGEQYWRQAFNVDFLVEEGVIDVEDRELFWFAETAQDIWDGILRWHEAAGEPLFPPSVV from the coding sequence ATGCCGGACCCAGCGAAGAAAGTGCAAGCGCCCATGCCGCCGGATCCGTCCCGACGTCGCGAATCGCTGCCGTGGCAGAGTCCGAAACCAGTCGAGGAAGACCCCGATGCGCAAAAGCGCATCCAGGCCATTCTCGAGAACTCCAGCTATCGGGAAGCCGATGAAGATGTGGAGTTTCTGCAGAGCAATGAAGCGCGCGGGGTACGCCTCCAATTGGATTATCTCAAACCGCAACTCCTGCTCGATCAACATGAGATCCAACAGACCATCGTGGTGTTTGGAGGCACGCGAATCCATGAACCGGCGACCGCGATGCGGAAGGTCGAAGAGTTGCGTGTAGCAAAGGCAGCCGATCCGATGAATCCCGAAGTGGCACGCCGTCTCTGCATTGCAGAACGTTTGCTGGCAAAGAGCGGATTCTATGATGTAGCCCGCGAGTTCGGGCGGCTGGTGGCTGAGAGCGATCAGGGGTATTCCGGACAGAAACTCGTCGTCGTGACCGGCGGCGGCCCAGGGATTATGGAGGCCGCGAATCGGGGCGCCTATGATGTCGGAGCTAAAACAATTGGATTGAACATCCATCTTCCCTCAGAACAGTATCCCAATCCTTACATCACACCGGAGCTATGCTTCCGGTTCCATTACTTTGCCATACGCAAGCTGCACTTCCTCTTGCGCGCGAAGGCATTGGTTGCATTCCCCGGCGGGTATGGCACGTTGGATGAACTATTTGAAACGCTTGCCTTGGTGCAGACGCGAACGATTAAACCGGTTCCTGTCGTCTTGGTCGGGGAGCAGTATTGGCGCCAGGCGTTCAATGTGGATTTTCTGGTTGAGGAGGGCGTTATCGATGTTGAGGACCGTGAACTCTTCTGGTTCGCGGAAACCGCGCAGGACATCTGGGACGGGATTCTGCGTTGGCATGAGGCCGCCGGGGAACCGCTTTTCCCGCCTTCCGTGGTATAG
- a CDS encoding DUF21 domain-containing protein → MAAFLFSTFFITIFGEIVPQGLFSRHALKMASVFSPLLRGYRTLLYPVVKPSALMLDAWFGKEAIRYFRESELKDIIRRHMLAEESEVDRIEAIGSLNFLTIDDIPVEREGVPIDPASIIHLPLRDGIPHFPPFTKSSDDPLLNQIDASGKTWVVIADEHNQPHLMMDADGFLRHVFFTDQPTDPYDYCHRPVIIRNGKEPLGKVVAQLSFDTAAPGDHIITYDTILLWTDQPRLITGSDLLGRLLRGIVMRSPRKEVGAIRAFPPQ, encoded by the coding sequence GTGGCGGCGTTTCTCTTCTCGACGTTTTTCATTACGATCTTTGGGGAAATTGTGCCGCAAGGCCTGTTCTCTCGGCACGCGCTGAAAATGGCCTCCGTCTTCTCACCCCTATTACGCGGCTACCGGACGCTGCTCTACCCGGTGGTCAAGCCTTCGGCGCTGATGTTAGACGCCTGGTTCGGCAAAGAGGCCATTCGGTACTTCCGTGAATCGGAACTCAAGGACATCATCCGGCGCCATATGCTTGCGGAAGAGTCGGAGGTGGACCGAATCGAAGCCATCGGCTCTCTCAATTTTCTGACGATCGACGATATTCCCGTCGAGCGGGAAGGCGTGCCGATCGATCCGGCAAGCATCATTCATCTTCCTCTGCGGGACGGCATTCCGCATTTTCCTCCCTTCACGAAGTCCTCCGACGATCCATTGCTGAATCAGATCGATGCATCCGGCAAAACGTGGGTGGTGATCGCCGATGAACACAATCAGCCTCACCTGATGATGGACGCCGACGGGTTTCTCCGGCATGTGTTCTTTACCGACCAGCCAACGGATCCCTACGACTATTGCCACCGGCCTGTGATTATCCGCAATGGCAAGGAGCCACTCGGAAAAGTTGTGGCACAGCTCAGTTTCGACACCGCAGCCCCCGGGGATCACATCATCACGTATGACACGATTCTGCTGTGGACAGATCAGCCTCGCCTGATCACCGGCAGTGATCTCCTGGGACGTCTGTTGCGTGGCATTGTCATGCGGTCTCCGAGAAAGGAGGTCGGCGCGATTCGAGCTTTCCCTCCACAGTGA
- a CDS encoding DUF21 domain-containing protein — protein sequence MTNDVFIWIGIAFCLSQSATFAGSNLAVFSLSRFRLEAETADGNRDAATVLAMRRDPNCVLATIAWGNVSVNVLLTLLSNSC from the coding sequence ATGACAAACGACGTCTTCATCTGGATCGGGATTGCGTTCTGTCTCAGCCAATCGGCGACCTTTGCAGGATCGAACCTGGCGGTGTTCAGCCTGAGCCGATTTCGGCTGGAAGCGGAGACGGCGGACGGCAATCGGGATGCGGCCACGGTGTTGGCAATGCGCCGGGACCCGAACTGCGTGCTGGCTACGATTGCCTGGGGTAACGTGAGTGTCAATGTCCTGCTCACGTTGCTATCGAATTCCTGCTGA
- a CDS encoding cytochrome c: protein MGRFIILCSIVTIMCVSSWVAAQVGPSNLKRGQVLYAQHCARCHGSNGNGLGPDAQHLIVPPANFNSPGVRNKTDAELLTAISSGVLFSAMHGWRDRLSEREMMDIVGYVRMLSPFNPIS, encoded by the coding sequence ATGGGAAGATTCATAATTCTCTGCAGCATTGTGACGATAATGTGTGTGAGCTCGTGGGTCGCGGCGCAAGTGGGACCGTCGAATCTCAAACGCGGGCAGGTACTATATGCACAGCATTGTGCCAGATGTCATGGGAGCAACGGCAATGGGCTGGGACCGGATGCCCAGCACTTGATCGTCCCGCCGGCCAACTTCAACTCCCCAGGCGTGCGAAACAAGACAGATGCGGAACTCCTGACGGCCATCTCGAGTGGAGTCTTGTTCAGTGCGATGCATGGATGGCGGGATCGGCTGTCCGAACGTGAGATGATGGACATCGTCGGGTATGTGCGGATGCTGTCTCCGTTTAATCCGATCAGTTAG
- a CDS encoding YihY/virulence factor BrkB family protein: protein MRIHPRSMASGVRLAWLMVKETVSKFVADNGLFLASGLAFNLLLYSVPLALLMISLLGYTVLDSERAVHEVQSVVQRILPRSQQALAENLGAIVANRGLLGAAGSLSFFVFSSTLFGSVRIVLNLVFQAGQPRGFLEGIGRDILMMLLTAALLALTIGAVAALTFVHAFGNELPLLSLLRQPSLAVASKLLGVVLTGTLLYVLYRFSPASSLSHRALLVASVTGTMLYQLAMWGFAWYVVFAQDAIALYGALGGLLFFLLWLYYAAAVFIVGAEVGWAYHVLAERAARKAPTTS from the coding sequence CGACAATGGGCTGTTTCTCGCGAGCGGGCTGGCCTTCAACCTCTTGCTCTATTCCGTTCCCCTCGCCCTGCTGATGATCTCGCTGCTTGGTTACACGGTGCTGGACTCTGAGCGCGCGGTGCACGAAGTTCAATCGGTCGTGCAAAGAATCCTCCCTCGTTCCCAACAGGCCCTCGCGGAGAACCTAGGCGCGATTGTGGCTAATCGAGGCCTGTTGGGGGCGGCCGGCAGTCTGTCGTTCTTTGTGTTCAGCAGCACCCTCTTCGGCTCCGTTCGCATCGTCCTCAACCTGGTCTTTCAAGCCGGCCAACCGCGCGGCTTCCTGGAAGGAATCGGGAGAGACATCCTCATGATGCTGCTGACGGCGGCCTTGCTCGCGCTCACCATCGGAGCGGTGGCGGCCCTCACGTTCGTGCATGCTTTCGGGAACGAGCTGCCCCTCCTGAGCCTGTTGCGGCAACCAAGCCTGGCGGTCGCCAGCAAGCTGCTCGGCGTAGTCTTGACCGGTACGCTGCTCTATGTCCTCTATCGCTTCTCGCCGGCCAGCTCGCTCAGCCACCGAGCGCTCCTCGTCGCGTCTGTGACGGGCACGATGCTCTATCAGCTCGCGATGTGGGGGTTCGCGTGGTATGTCGTGTTCGCCCAAGATGCGATCGCGCTCTATGGGGCACTCGGTGGACTGCTGTTCTTTTTGCTGTGGCTCTATTACGCCGCCGCGGTATTTATCGTCGGAGCCGAGGTCGGCTGGGCCTACCATGTGCTCGCCGAGCGCGCGGCGCGCAAGGCGCCGACAACCTCCTGA